AAAGGACGCCACCAGGGCTCCGCCCAGCAGACCGATGGTCAGGAAAAAACCCCGCGCGCCGGGAGGGGATCGGTACATAGCCAAGTCCTCCTATTAGCTCAGGCAGATTCTAACGTGCTTCCAAAGAAAGTCTGGGCATGGGGAAGGGATTTTTTCGCGATCTACCCGCTTTTCTCCGCCTCGGGATAAATCCTTTTTGATAGGTTTTGATTTCGATAAGGTCAGGGCGAGGACGGGTAAAACTTTGGCCCCCACCGCACGGGTGGGGGCCAGCATGGAGCTTATTTGCCCGTGATGCCCTTACGAATCTCCGCCACCATGTCGTCAACGATCTTCTGGACGTTGGTGTCGGGCTTCTGGACGGCCTGCTGGATGGCGTTGCCCCAGGGGCCCCAGACCTTGCCCATCTCGGGGATGTTGGGCATGGGGGTACCGCTGGCGATGACCGGCGAGAACCCAGCCACTACGGGATCGTTTTTCAGCTTGGCCACCGCAGCCTTGGAGACCGGGATGCGCCCCCCGGCTTGGTTGAAGGAGATCTGGCTTTGTTCGCTCACGAGGAGCTTGGCAAAGTTAGCGGCAGCGGTCTTGTTCTTGGAGTAGGCGTTGATGGCTACCCCCTGTACACCTACAAAAGGCTTCCAGGCCGAGCCGCCGGGCGGGGTGGGGAAGGGGGCGATGCCAAAGTCGATCTTGGCTTTCTTGTAATCACCGATCGCCCAGGGGCCGTTGATGATCATAGCCAGCGAGCCGTCCTTGAAGGCCCCGTCGGCTACCCCGTAATCCACCCCCTCGGGGACCAGCTTGTACTTGTACCGCAGGTCCTTGATGAAGTTCAGCGCCTTGACCCCGGCCTCCCCGCCTAGGCGCACTTCGCCCGTATTGAGGTTTCCCCCGCTGCCGGCGAAAACCGAGGCCCCATAGGCCGCGAAGAAGCCGTAATTGAAGTAGGGATCGCCGATATTGTAGAGGAAGCCGAAGGTGTTGCCTTTGGTGTTGTCCTGGGCGATCTTGAGGAATTCGTCCCAGGTCTTGGGCGCGGCCTTGACGTACTTCTTGTTGTAGATGAGCGCTACCGACTCGGCGAACATGGGCAGGGCGAAGAGCTGGTTCTTGTAAGAAAGCGCTTGGGTTGCTACATCACTTAGCCCTTGCAGGTAGCTCGAGGTGGCGTATTTACCCATGGGCTCGAGCACCCCTGCCGAAGCCATAGCGCCCACCCAGTCGTGGGGGATGCTCACGATGAGGTCAGCCGCCTGGCCCTGCGGGGCGCCCAAGATGAACTTGTTCTGAATATCCCCGAACGGCACCTCTACCACTTCGACCTGGGTGCCGCTGGTTTTCTTAAAGGTTTCCGCCTGCTGTTTGAGCCAGGCCAGTTCGGGGCCGCTGTAGTGGGTCCATACCGTGATCTTGCCCTGGGCCATAGCCAAGCCCATGGCCAACACGGCTACTGCTAGAAGGCTCCTTTTCATCACTCCTCCTTAGAACCGAACGACGCCAGCACTTTGGCAGCGCTTCCACACGCATACAAAGCAGCCTTAGGTTTTTAGCTAGAGCCCCTCATGCCGCGTCGGGTACATTTTATGCCATTTGCCCTGGCCGTAAAGCAGGGACATATCTCCCTCGAGGATCGCTGGAGGCTCGATAGCCAAGGCTCGGCGGCACGTCG
The genomic region above belongs to Meiothermus sp. Pnk-1 and contains:
- a CDS encoding maltose ABC transporter substrate-binding protein — protein: MKRSLLAVAVLAMGLAMAQGKITVWTHYSGPELAWLKQQAETFKKTSGTQVEVVEVPFGDIQNKFILGAPQGQAADLIVSIPHDWVGAMASAGVLEPMGKYATSSYLQGLSDVATQALSYKNQLFALPMFAESVALIYNKKYVKAAPKTWDEFLKIAQDNTKGNTFGFLYNIGDPYFNYGFFAAYGASVFAGSGGNLNTGEVRLGGEAGVKALNFIKDLRYKYKLVPEGVDYGVADGAFKDGSLAMIINGPWAIGDYKKAKIDFGIAPFPTPPGGSAWKPFVGVQGVAINAYSKNKTAAANFAKLLVSEQSQISFNQAGGRIPVSKAAVAKLKNDPVVAGFSPVIASGTPMPNIPEMGKVWGPWGNAIQQAVQKPDTNVQKIVDDMVAEIRKGITGK